A single region of the Malaclemys terrapin pileata isolate rMalTer1 chromosome 4, rMalTer1.hap1, whole genome shotgun sequence genome encodes:
- the WDR89 gene encoding WD repeat-containing protein 89 isoform X2 yields the protein MEKIEEQFANLRIAKRCALTEDSTYLLDIDVSKSVQAESNHLVAVSCSNKSIKVYSRETLHLLREYSGHPGLLNGVRFAHTSENMLFSACSDGTIKCWDTRLATQETIQLFSGYPSNVFISFDINCSDLIVCAGTEKVEEDTFMVFWDARSNTNYACAAKEPLGTYSETHNDDITKICFHPMKPNLVASGSTDGLVNVFDINKENEDDALIATCNSNSSVSFIGWSGKDYKQVYCMTHTEGFCWWDLTQIDTEEPMTLLQIQDVREVVFIENSNLNYLIGGLYHEKADKLFIVGGTAMGNIHLINCGIDGLSLVGTLHGGHSAAVRSFYWNMTDDSLLTGGEDAQLLLWKPGAVERSLVKKASMKIVSSVQQRVRIHSNSLKSKKK from the coding sequence ATGGAGAAGATAGAAGAACAGTTTGCTAATCTGCGCATAGCAAAACGTTGTGCACTAACTGAAGACTCCACTTACTTACTGGATATAGATGTTTCGAAATCTGTTCAAGCAGAAAGTAACCACTTAGTTGCTGTTTCATGTTCCAATAAGTCAATTAAAGTATATAGTAGAGAAACATTACACTTGCTAAGGGAGTATAGTGGCCATCCTGGGTTACTTAATGGAGTCAGATTTGCTCATACAAGTGAGAATATGTTGTTTTCAGCATGCAGTGATGGCACAATAAAATGTTGGGATACTCGCTTAGCTACTCAGGAAACTATACAATTATTCAGTGGTTATCCTTCAAATGTTTTCATCAGCTTTGATATTAATTGCAGTGATCTTATAGTTTGCGCTGGGACAGAAAAAGTTGAAGAGGACACATTCATGGTGTTTTGGGATGCAAGAAGTAATACAAACTATGCATGCGCAGCTAAAGAGCCCTTAGGAACCTATTCAGAGACTCACAATGATGATATCACTAAAATATGTTTCCATCCTATGAAACCCAATTTGGTAGCGTCTGGATCAACTGATGGATTGGTTAATGTGTTTGATATTAACAAGGAAAATGAAGATGATGCTTTGATTGCAACTTGTAATTCAAATTCATCAGTAAGTTTTATTGGTTGGTCTGGGAAAGATTATAAACAAGTATATTGCATGACACATACGGAAGGATTTTGTTGGTGGGATCTTACTCAAATAGATACTGAGGAACCAATGACATTGTTGCAGATTCAGGATGTCAGAGAAGTAGTCTTCATTGAAAATAGCAACTTAAACTATCTGATAGGTGGCTTGTACCATGAAAAGGCAGACAAATTGTTTATTGTTGGTGGAACAGCTATGGGAAACATTCACCTAATAAACTGTGGCATTGATGGACTGAGCCTTGTGGGCACCCTTCATGGAGGACATTCTGCTGCAGTTCGCTCATTCTACTGGAACATGACAGATGATTCTTTGTTGACTGGTGGAGAGGATGCACAGCTGTTGCTATGGAAACCTGGAGCTGTGGAAAGGTCCCTTGTAAAGAAGGCATCTATGAAAATTGTTTCCTCTGTTCAGCAGCGAGTGAGAATTCACAGCAACTCTCTCAAAAGCAAGAAAAAGTAA